A single genomic interval of Melitaea cinxia chromosome 18, ilMelCinx1.1, whole genome shotgun sequence harbors:
- the LOC123662251 gene encoding uncharacterized protein LOC123662251, whose product MSRNFMLLIVSILCLSVTEGKLKKMSSPPHCTRVTKDTDYVSKFKLDYPVAYIPPGQHEAYQQMFCLNPPAVNKGVTIVCDWAAPPQVQFTLGDDYMHVVRQDPTGRYLGNAVITTYQLCSHNISVSTNDILSEYDVFVTEISSP is encoded by the exons ATGTCGCGTAATTTCATGTTACTAATTGTTTCAATACTTTGTTTGAGTGTTACTgaaggaaaattaaaaaagatgagCTCTCCACCACATTGTACCCGAGTGACGAAAG ATACTGATTACGTTTCAAAGTTTAAACTTGATTATCCAGTAGCCTACATTCCACCAGGACAGCATGAAGCTTATCAACAG ATGTTCTGTTTGAATCCGCCAGCTGTTAATAAGGGTGTTACTATCGTGTGTGATTGGGCTGCCCCACCTCAGGTCCAATTTACTCTGGGAGACGATTACATGCACGTGGTACGCCAAGACCCCACTGGACGTTACCTCGGCAACGCCGTCATCACCACGTACCAGCTCTGTAGCCATAACATATCTGTGTCTACTAATGATATTTTATCTGAGTACGATGTGTTTGTAACTGAAATATCCTCACCTTGA
- the LOC123662394 gene encoding testis-specific serine/threonine-protein kinase 2, with product MAERLSPRSSEVNALEQRGYIIGKKIGQGSYATVHLAEYCDASSPKRMHLACKIFDKEKAPRDFLEKFFPRELDILTKIENPHIIQVHSILQRGPRVFIFMRYADNGDLLDFIKRNGVVPENQAKLWFRQMASGLQYLHSKNIAHRDLKCENILLSRRYNVKLADFGFARFCTDSENRRVLSQTYCGSAAYAAPEVVSGTPYNPKLADVWSLGIILFIMLNASMPFDDSNLRKLLKDQMSRNWVFRSRIRDTVSAASKSIVRHILEPDITLRLTLDRVLSHEWTRPRKDKSASMIGRLVQSAPTGPGKHDEAGTSAGIRVSGDHRETERERHDDIHMRSHN from the coding sequence ATGGCTGAGCGCCTCAGCCCTCGAAGCTCCGAGGTAAATGCCTTGGAACAGCGAGGTTATAtcattggaaaaaaaattggacAAGGATCCTATGCCACAGTCCATTTAGCTGAGTATTGTGATGCATCCAGTCCCAAGCGAATGCACCTAGCAtgtaaaatatttgacaaaGAAAAAGCTCCTCGTGAttttttagaaaagttttttCCTCGTGAATTAGACATCCTTACAAAAATAGAAAATCCTCATATTATACAAGTACATAGTATTCTCCAAAGAGGACCAAGAGTATTTATATTCATGCGTTATGCTGATAATGGtgatttattagattttataaaaagaaacggTGTAGTACCAGAAAATCAGGCAAAGTTATGGTTTCGACAAATGGCAAGTGGCTTACAATATTTACATAGCAAAAATATTGCTCACCGCGACCTCAAATGTGAGAATATATTACTTTCTAGACGTTACAATGTGAAATTAGCAGATTTTGGATTTGCGAGATTTTGTACCGATTCTGAAAATAGACGTGTACTGAGCCAAACTTATTGTGGATCTGCTGCCTATGCTGCACCCGAAGTCGTAAGTGGAACGCCATACAACCCGAAGCTTGCCGATGTTTGGTCTCTTGGAATCATACTGTTTATCATGTTAAATGCATCTATGCCCTTCGATGATTCGAATTTGCGTAAACTTTTAAAAGATCAAATGTCCCGAAACTGGGTGTTTAGATCTAGGATACGAGATACAGTTTCAGCTGCATCAAAGTCTATTGTGCGACATATTTTGGAGCCCGATATTACTTTACGCTTAACATTGGACCGCGTTTTATCCCACGAGTGGACAAGACCTCGCAAGGATAAGAGTGCGAGTATGATAGGACGTCTGGTTCAGTCGGCCCCTACTGGACCGGGAAAACATGACGAAGCCGGAACGTCGGCTGGAATCCGTGTGTCTGGCGATCACCGTGAAACTGAGCGAGAGAGACACGACGATATTCATATGCGTTCTCACAATTAA
- the LOC123662024 gene encoding exocyst complex component 5: MMNQYLKELEQDPFDPDEFVERMVRRSMQESRLKDDQFDPEMIHDIFTQAIQDLKVLQERQERKCARLEQAVQEEEKIYAAKLAEIMDQHSHCVNVFSSLDERMSRCGGKALDVGEKLGAARAPRARAAAARDLLSHLANFLSPGPVLTDLFNDPNKLNEAADVIQKLYTIAQELPPDKFEVAKKKIEAKYDEIERNLIEEFVKAQNQNNIAKMKDIANIMTNFKGYSQCVDAYIETSQMNTLLGKDIFVAVLPLCKKNYTVISNVFPNPDQVMSKFVLNIFHLKLQKYIQTKLADKNDLEKYLRNLYDMYTSTQKVCDELVEANLVAADGNTSSGDLRREALVNGAMAGATDGYPALEIRRLKAVFSNALNAYYNEKQHVKKQIQGGGFQELRRDLQAVIGTRANINIAQIENYGGETFLSEQLVQKMLNDSKTSFTRCKTLCTPNELPGTTIALLDVLIQHLLIEHVDYALDLGLQSIPIAENKSPPQIYFFDTVNQANKIVKLFAEHFQESVLPCMSKQGECIQRKNTITEQLENKLDAGLERAIAAIVGWVKLHLQTEQKKTDFKPEGDIDTLASPACIAVVSYLNTVMDKIHSELEGENLNSVSLELAVRLHRVIYEHLQNFQFNSAGAMIAICDVKEYRSAVCGRGRSAPAPAHALFDALHALCNLLLVKPENLHQVCEGETLAELDHSILHNFIQLRSDYKSHKLSSFLKGLS; encoded by the exons ATGATGAACCAATACTTAAAAGAACTTGAACAG GATCCTTTTGACCCAGATGAGTTTGTGGAAAGAATGGTTCGTCGCAGCATGCAGGAAAGTCGTCTGAAGGACGATCAATTTGACCCAGAAATGATACATGACATTTTTACTCAAGCTATACAAGATTTGAAA gtTCTACAGGAAAGACAGGAAAGAAAATGTGCTAGATTAGAACAAGCGGTGCAGGaggaagaaaaaatatatgcagCAAAGCTTGCTGAAATTATGGATCAACATTCG CACTGCGTAAATGTATTCAGTTCCTTAGATGAAAGAATGTCCCGTTGTGGGGGAAAAGCACTCGATGTTGGAGAGAAACTCGGTGCTGCAAGGGCCCCCAGAGCAAGAGCAGCGGCTGCAAGGGATCTTTTGTCACACCTTGCCAATTTCCTTAGCCCTGGACCAGTACTCACTGACTTATTTAATGACCCAAATAAg ctgaATGAAGCAGCAGATGTTATACAAAAGCTATACACTATAGCTCAAGAATTACCACCGGACAAGTTTGAAGTTGCTAAGAAAAAGATAGAGGCAAAGTACGATGAAATAGAAAGAAACTTAATTGAAGAGTTTGTCAAGGCTCAGAACCAGAACAACATAGCCAAGATGAAGGATATCGCTAATATCATGACAAACTTCAAAGGATACTCGCAGTGTGTTGACGCTTATATAGAAACAAGTCAAATG AACACTTTACTGGGTAAGGACATATTTGTCGCAGTACTTCCGTTGTGTAAAAAGAACTACACAGTTATAAGTAATGTATTCCCCAATCCGGATCAGGTGATGAGTAAGTTTGTACTTAACATCTTTCATCTGAAGCTACAGAAGTACATACAAACCAAACTGGCTGACAAGAACGATTTGGAGAAATATTTACGTAACTTATATGATATGTATACAAG TACACAGAAAGTATGCGATGAATTAGTAGAAGCGAACCTTGTAGCTGCAGATGGCAATACTTCATCTGGTGATTTGAGACGAGAGGCACTTGTGAACGGAGCTATGGCAGGAGCGACTGACGGATACCCTGCGTTAGAGATACGTCGCCTTAAAGCTGTGTTCTCGAACGCTTTGAAtgcttattataatgaaaagcAACATGTTAAAAAGCAGATTCAGGGTGGTGG ttttcaagAACTTAGACGCGATTTGCAAGCAGTAATAGGAACACGTGCGAACATCAACATCgcacaaattgaaaattacGGCGGCGAAACATTTCTTAGTGAACAGCTTGTTCAGAAAATGTTAAATGATTCAAAAACTTCTTTCACTAGATGCAAAACT CTATGTACTCCAAACGAGCTGCCCGGGACCACGATAGCGTTACTAGATGTGCTAATCCAACATTTATTGATAGAACATGTTGACTACGCTCTAGATTTGGGTCTGCAATCCATTCCCATTGCTGAGAACAAATCACCACCACAA atTTATTTCTTTGATACGGTGAATCAAGCaaacaaaatagtaaaattatttgcaGAACACTTTCAAGAATCAGTGCTGCCTTGTAtgag TAAACAAGGAGAATGCATCCAACGGAAGAACACAATAACTGAGCAATTGGAGAACAAGCTGGACGCTGGTCTGGAGCGAGCCATCGCCGCCATCGTGGGCTGGGTCAAGCTGCACCTGCAGACTGAACAGAAGAAGACTGACTTCAAGCCCGAGGGAGACATCGACACACTGGCGTCACCG GCCTGCATAGCAGTGGTGTCCTACCTCAACACCGTGATGGATAaaatccactccgagctggaggGCGAAAACTTGAACTCCGTTTCCTTGGAGCTAGCCGTTCGTCTGCATCGGGTTATATATGAGCATCTACAAAACTTCCAGTTCAATTCTGCag GCGCAATGATAGCGATATGCGACGTGAAGGAGTACCGGTCGGCGGTGTGCGGGCGCGGTCGCAGCGCGCCGGCGCCCGCGCACGCGCTGTTCGACGCGCTGCACGCGCTCTGCAACCTGCTGCTCGTGAAGCCGGAGAACCTGCACCAGGTGTGCGAGGGGGAGACGCTG